In one Candidatus Nitronereus thalassa genomic region, the following are encoded:
- the dtd gene encoding D-aminoacyl-tRNA deacylase, translated as MKAVIQRVLSASVEVEQKSIGQIGAGLLVLLGAEKGDTPADVDYMVEKIPHLRIFSDDQGKMNRSLMDCGGELLVVSQFTLLGDTHRGRRPGFDQAASPDLARHLYDSAIANFREKGIPVQTGMFGANMLVSLKNDGPVTFTLDSRKGISGNIH; from the coding sequence ATGAAGGCGGTGATCCAACGAGTCTTGTCGGCTTCGGTCGAAGTAGAACAGAAATCGATTGGACAAATCGGAGCAGGATTGCTCGTGCTCCTCGGTGCAGAAAAAGGCGATACTCCGGCAGATGTGGATTACATGGTAGAAAAAATCCCGCATCTTCGAATCTTCTCCGATGACCAAGGAAAAATGAATCGGTCGCTCATGGATTGTGGAGGGGAGCTTCTGGTAGTCTCTCAATTTACATTACTTGGAGATACCCATCGTGGCCGACGTCCTGGCTTTGATCAGGCTGCCTCTCCCGATCTGGCTAGGCACCTTTACGACTCTGCGATTGCCAATTTTCGCGAAAAAGGCATTCCCGTCCAGACTGGAATGTTTGGGGCAAACATGTTGGTTTCATTGAAAAATGACGGCCCAGTGACTTTTACTCTGGACAGCCGGAAAGGAATTTCGGGTAACATACATTAA
- the bcp gene encoding thioredoxin-dependent thiol peroxidase, translating to MANMGKKKTTTKKKTSSKKTTTTKKGMPAKKTTKPSKASKPVPPASTVQLKVGQKAPAFSLPNQDGKIVSLSDFKGKKVVLYFYPKDDTPGCTKESCAFRDGIEEIHGSGAEVLGVSGDSVESHKKFAKKFNLNFSLISDESKKMLRDYGVWKEKSLYGRKYMGIERTTFIIDENGKIDDIFHKVKVDGHLEEVLGELDIMP from the coding sequence ATGGCAAATATGGGGAAGAAAAAAACCACGACCAAAAAGAAGACATCCTCCAAAAAGACCACAACCACAAAGAAGGGCATGCCAGCGAAAAAGACAACAAAGCCATCCAAAGCGAGTAAGCCCGTTCCCCCGGCATCCACGGTGCAGTTAAAGGTTGGACAAAAAGCCCCGGCGTTTTCCTTGCCCAATCAGGATGGAAAAATCGTGAGTCTGTCGGACTTCAAAGGGAAAAAAGTCGTGCTGTACTTTTATCCCAAAGATGATACTCCCGGTTGCACCAAAGAGTCTTGCGCATTTCGAGATGGTATTGAGGAAATTCATGGGAGTGGGGCTGAGGTGCTTGGCGTGAGTGGAGATTCCGTGGAGTCGCACAAAAAGTTTGCGAAAAAATTTAACTTAAACTTTTCATTGATCAGCGATGAAAGTAAAAAAATGCTTCGTGATTACGGGGTATGGAAGGAAAAGTCTCTCTATGGCAGAAAGTATATGGGCATCGAGCGGACCACATTTATCATCGATGAGAACGGAAAGATTGATGATATCTTCCACAAAGTCAAAGTCGATGGCCACTTGGAGGAAGTATTAGGCGAGCTGGATATTATGCCGTAG
- a CDS encoding 4-phosphoerythronate dehydrogenase produces the protein MNIVVDENIPLGKDAFSTLGNVSVLPGRQISSSYLQEASALIVRSVTSVNKKLLAGTPVKFVGTATAGIDHIDQEYLNNQQIGFADAAGSNANSVAEYVLTALAIIAQRFQISLKGKTLGIVGVGRIGRLVANHAKVLGMEVILNDPPLARKSQDQCYRPLEEALQADFVTLHVPLINEGVDKTVHLIGEKKLAAMSSSSILFNTCRGEVIDNHALLLALKNQQIQGAVLDVWEGEPSIHWDLAHTATIATPHIAGYSFDGKIKGTSMIYSAACDYFGIAPTWKFTEDAPPLSHPGNAINAHGHNLEHLLVQLAPRLYDLQGDDTRMRSLLVLPMPQRPTRFDQLRRQYPKRREFYAFPLLLQDADPGVLSDLDQLGFSIHQFEK, from the coding sequence ATGAATATTGTCGTTGATGAAAATATCCCATTGGGGAAGGACGCTTTTTCTACCTTGGGAAACGTTTCAGTATTACCTGGTCGCCAAATCTCCTCAAGTTACCTTCAGGAAGCGTCGGCGCTCATAGTGCGTTCCGTAACCTCCGTGAATAAAAAGCTACTTGCTGGGACGCCGGTAAAATTTGTTGGAACCGCCACCGCGGGAATTGACCACATCGATCAGGAGTACTTGAATAACCAACAAATTGGCTTCGCGGACGCAGCCGGAAGCAATGCCAATTCGGTGGCAGAATATGTACTGACGGCTCTTGCCATCATTGCGCAACGATTTCAGATCTCGCTAAAGGGCAAAACTCTTGGGATCGTTGGTGTTGGCCGAATTGGCCGGCTTGTGGCCAACCATGCCAAAGTACTGGGCATGGAGGTGATTCTTAACGATCCTCCGTTAGCTCGAAAATCACAAGACCAATGCTATCGACCGTTAGAAGAGGCATTGCAAGCGGATTTTGTGACTCTTCATGTTCCTCTTATTAATGAAGGGGTGGATAAAACGGTTCATTTAATAGGGGAGAAAAAACTTGCCGCTATGTCTTCCTCTTCAATTTTGTTTAACACTTGCCGAGGAGAAGTCATTGACAATCACGCATTGCTCCTTGCCCTGAAAAATCAGCAAATCCAAGGGGCGGTTCTTGATGTGTGGGAAGGCGAGCCCTCTATTCATTGGGACCTGGCCCATACTGCCACTATCGCCACTCCCCACATCGCAGGATATTCCTTTGATGGGAAAATTAAGGGCACCTCAATGATTTATTCAGCGGCCTGCGACTATTTTGGAATCGCACCTACCTGGAAATTTACAGAAGATGCCCCCCCCCTCTCTCATCCAGGGAATGCTATTAACGCCCATGGTCATAATTTGGAGCACCTTCTTGTTCAATTAGCCCCACGGCTCTACGATTTGCAGGGTGACGATACCCGCATGCGGTCCTTGTTAGTTTTACCCATGCCCCAACGCCCCACTAGGTTTGACCAACTTCGGAGACAGTACCCAAAACGCCGAGAGTTCTATGCCTTCCCGCTTCTTTTACAAGATGCAGATCCTGGCGTTCTTTCAGACCTGGACCAACTTGGGTTTTCAATTCATCAATTTGAAAAATAA
- a CDS encoding Rrf2 family transcriptional regulator codes for MIKVPLKLTYGIFVALELALRYGTAPVQARVIASRQSIPIRFIEQILQALKQGGVVESLRGAQGGYSLKKAPSEFSLADIVEAMNGSMDSDVRQMTTNGHTKRPIHHEALLSTIWDRVRQAELEVLNSVTLETLTQQYAKLEQEQVPMYHI; via the coding sequence ATGATTAAGGTGCCCTTAAAACTCACATATGGAATTTTTGTCGCTTTGGAGCTGGCTTTGCGTTATGGCACAGCCCCGGTCCAAGCTAGGGTCATTGCCAGTCGACAATCAATTCCCATTCGATTTATTGAGCAAATCTTACAAGCGCTAAAGCAGGGAGGAGTCGTCGAGAGTTTACGGGGCGCCCAAGGCGGGTATTCTCTGAAAAAGGCCCCATCCGAATTTTCACTGGCAGATATCGTAGAAGCCATGAATGGCTCCATGGATTCGGATGTACGGCAAATGACGACCAATGGACACACAAAACGACCTATACACCATGAGGCCTTATTATCTACAATATGGGACCGCGTTCGCCAAGCAGAACTCGAAGTATTGAATTCGGTCACTTTGGAAACCCTGACACAACAATACGCCAAGCTGGAACAAGAACAGGTTCCCATGTACCACATTTAA
- a CDS encoding sulfurtransferase TusA family protein, translating to MNTGRLSTIPEIQTIPIPQDIQEEIETFEDEVSRLQLGETPMDLFKPFRLQYGIYGQRQPDVQMVRIKIPFGGLNANQLRRIAELTDTYGTGVGHVTTRQDIQIHFVPLKDVGTVMRKLAEVGVTTREACANTVRNVTACHLAGVCQGEVFDVTPYANTIAQHLLRNPLTQSLPRKFKIALSGCKQDCAMTPIHDVGLLAVKAEDGTIGFRMVVGGGLGAAPRIAHLLREFVPMEDLIPSIEAVIKVFDNLGNRKNRSKARMKFVIEKLGFEEFRHRWEEAYETLFGKSPTHPPIKLLQHPDPAPLIMPTKNGSNGHGSNGQHAATETPYAMWRRTNVVKQRQEGFAAAVLRLPTGDITAEQMLAVAELAEKYSNGNVRTTIGQNLIVRWIAEGQLEALHQELEGHGLGQPGANKTEDIVACPGTDTCGLGITSSKGMARALADVFPPGQVPEDLKGTTIHISGCHNSCAQHHTATIGLHGVGKRIGEHIAPVYELHLGGQINGTAQIGQMTVKLPAKNVPAAVSHVVELYRRERQEGENLFAFINRTGKAKLKEELIPHSILPSYEEDTSYYMDWEADQEFSVEDLGPGECAGGAVEMIDNRILEAEQELYQARILAEKHQFAMAINKAYRAVVAGAKALLVTEGIDPNTDADTLAEFDRFAAGKNGLIPEAYRNLSSKTENLGTKESTSAFTQDKMTFAKGFVDVCRKLTDQIGQDLKLGLGEASEEEPKAPESEPTVANEPAVEATILDLRGVMCPLNYVKTKLKLEMMDDGERLEVWLDAGDPIKNVPMSLRNDGHKVLAEDPLEADQQHFKVLVEKVEA from the coding sequence ATGAACACGGGCCGGCTATCAACCATTCCCGAGATCCAGACCATCCCTATTCCTCAAGATATTCAGGAGGAAATTGAGACGTTTGAAGATGAAGTCTCTCGTTTGCAATTAGGCGAAACCCCGATGGATCTCTTTAAACCGTTCCGTCTGCAATATGGCATCTATGGGCAACGCCAACCTGATGTACAAATGGTCCGTATTAAAATCCCGTTCGGGGGACTCAATGCCAACCAGCTTCGGCGAATTGCCGAATTGACGGACACGTATGGAACTGGGGTGGGCCATGTCACCACTCGACAAGATATTCAAATCCATTTTGTGCCATTAAAGGATGTTGGAACCGTCATGCGCAAACTCGCCGAAGTCGGCGTCACCACAAGAGAGGCCTGCGCGAATACAGTACGCAATGTTACCGCCTGCCATTTGGCTGGCGTATGCCAGGGAGAGGTGTTCGACGTCACACCCTATGCCAATACGATTGCGCAGCATTTGCTCCGCAACCCATTAACGCAATCTTTGCCGAGAAAATTTAAGATTGCTTTATCAGGGTGCAAGCAGGATTGTGCCATGACGCCAATCCACGACGTTGGACTCTTAGCCGTTAAAGCCGAGGATGGCACCATTGGGTTCAGGATGGTCGTAGGTGGTGGATTGGGCGCTGCTCCCCGCATTGCCCATTTACTGCGGGAATTCGTTCCTATGGAAGATCTCATTCCTTCTATCGAGGCCGTGATTAAAGTCTTTGATAACCTTGGCAACCGGAAAAACCGGAGCAAAGCTCGCATGAAATTCGTCATTGAGAAACTTGGCTTTGAAGAATTTCGGCACCGGTGGGAAGAGGCCTATGAAACGTTGTTTGGCAAATCGCCAACGCACCCACCCATTAAATTGCTCCAACACCCTGATCCCGCACCACTCATCATGCCGACGAAAAACGGATCGAATGGCCATGGCAGCAACGGGCAACACGCGGCAACCGAAACGCCCTATGCCATGTGGCGCCGCACAAATGTGGTAAAGCAACGGCAAGAAGGATTTGCTGCTGCGGTATTAAGACTACCTACCGGAGACATCACCGCCGAGCAAATGCTCGCCGTTGCGGAATTGGCGGAAAAATATTCCAATGGCAACGTCCGCACGACAATTGGACAAAACCTCATTGTTCGATGGATTGCCGAGGGACAATTGGAAGCGCTCCACCAAGAACTGGAAGGCCATGGGTTGGGCCAACCCGGCGCGAATAAAACAGAAGACATTGTCGCCTGCCCAGGAACCGACACTTGTGGGTTGGGCATCACCTCCTCCAAAGGTATGGCCCGCGCCCTGGCCGATGTGTTTCCTCCAGGCCAAGTACCGGAGGATTTAAAAGGTACCACCATTCATATCAGTGGTTGCCATAATTCGTGTGCCCAGCATCATACGGCCACGATCGGTTTACATGGCGTCGGAAAACGCATCGGCGAACATATTGCCCCGGTGTACGAACTCCATCTTGGCGGGCAAATCAATGGCACCGCTCAGATTGGACAAATGACCGTCAAACTCCCGGCAAAGAATGTCCCGGCTGCAGTATCCCACGTGGTTGAGCTGTATCGACGAGAACGGCAAGAAGGGGAAAATCTGTTCGCCTTTATCAATCGAACCGGCAAAGCCAAATTGAAAGAAGAATTAATTCCTCATTCAATTTTACCCTCCTACGAAGAAGACACTTCGTACTATATGGACTGGGAAGCCGATCAGGAATTCTCCGTCGAAGACCTTGGACCTGGGGAATGTGCCGGCGGAGCGGTTGAGATGATCGACAACCGCATCTTGGAAGCCGAACAGGAACTCTACCAAGCTCGAATTTTAGCCGAAAAACATCAGTTTGCCATGGCAATCAATAAAGCCTATCGGGCGGTAGTCGCAGGCGCGAAAGCCCTATTAGTGACCGAAGGTATTGATCCGAATACGGACGCCGATACCTTGGCAGAATTTGATCGATTTGCTGCAGGAAAAAATGGACTCATTCCGGAAGCGTATCGCAATCTTTCCAGCAAAACCGAAAATCTTGGAACCAAGGAGAGCACCTCCGCGTTTACTCAAGATAAAATGACTTTTGCGAAAGGATTCGTGGATGTCTGCCGAAAATTGACCGACCAGATAGGCCAAGACCTGAAACTCGGACTGGGAGAAGCTTCGGAAGAAGAGCCAAAGGCTCCAGAATCAGAACCCACTGTCGCCAACGAGCCAGCCGTCGAGGCGACCATCCTTGACCTTCGTGGCGTCATGTGTCCACTCAATTATGTGAAGACCAAATTGAAACTCGAAATGATGGATGATGGCGAACGCCTCGAAGTGTGGCTTGATGCCGGAGATCCCATCAAGAATGTGCCCATGAGTTTGCGAAATGATGGGCACAAAGTACTCGCGGAAGATCCGCTAGAAGCCGATCAGCAACATTTCAAAGTGTTGGTGGAAAAGGTAGAAGCCTAA
- a CDS encoding phosphoadenylyl-sulfate reductase, whose amino-acid sequence MSQMIPTQPSREELREIGQRLEGQTPQDALAFALDQFFPSIVLACSFGPEDVVLWDMMYRINPKASFFYLNTDFLFKETLDVRDRMVAKYHLAPEQVIEMKPDLTPEQQAEKFGDLLWIRQPDQCCQLRKVDPLTRVLKNYSAWVTGIRRDQAPTRANAKLVEWDAKFDLVKFNPLAAWTHHEVWAYIRANEVPYNTLHDQQYPSIGCTHCTGPVKPGEDPRSGRWQSSEKTECGLHK is encoded by the coding sequence ATGAGTCAAATGATACCTACGCAACCCTCACGCGAAGAATTGCGTGAAATCGGCCAGCGGCTGGAAGGCCAAACACCACAGGATGCGCTCGCCTTTGCATTGGATCAATTTTTTCCCAGCATTGTGTTGGCCTGTAGTTTTGGTCCGGAAGATGTGGTCTTGTGGGACATGATGTATCGTATCAATCCCAAAGCCTCATTTTTTTACCTCAACACGGATTTTCTCTTTAAAGAAACTCTCGATGTTCGAGACCGCATGGTTGCCAAATACCACCTGGCTCCGGAACAGGTCATCGAGATGAAACCCGACCTGACACCCGAACAACAAGCAGAGAAATTTGGGGATCTTTTATGGATTCGGCAACCGGATCAGTGCTGCCAACTGAGGAAAGTTGATCCCCTTACTAGGGTATTGAAAAATTATTCTGCGTGGGTAACTGGCATTCGCCGCGACCAAGCTCCAACCCGTGCCAACGCCAAACTCGTTGAATGGGATGCCAAATTTGACCTCGTCAAATTCAATCCACTCGCGGCATGGACCCATCATGAGGTCTGGGCCTATATCAGAGCCAATGAGGTGCCCTACAACACGCTCCACGACCAACAATACCCCAGCATTGGATGCACGCATTGCACCGGACCAGTCAAACCAGGCGAGGATCCACGGTCCGGGCGCTGGCAAAGCTCCGAGAAAACCGAATGCGGGCTCCACAAATAA
- the cysD gene encoding sulfate adenylyltransferase subunit CysD, with protein MKHIRQLEDQSVYILREAYKHFDNLGMLWSMGKDSTVLLWLARKAFFGHVPFPLLHVDTSYKIPAMIEYRDRIAREWRLNLVVGQNKQALAEGMNHERGRVECCTALKTNGLKLLLEDKGYTGIILGVRADEESTRAKERYFSPRDKNNEWDFRDQPPELWDQFKTSFPPGTHIRIHPLLDWTEINIWEYIKLENIPFMDLYLNKGDGLRYRSLGCAPCTKPIQSNASTVDEIIEELRGTHVAERAGRAQDEGRGMELLRKDGYM; from the coding sequence ATGAAACATATTCGCCAACTTGAAGACCAAAGTGTCTATATTCTTCGGGAAGCCTATAAGCATTTTGATAACTTGGGCATGTTGTGGTCCATGGGCAAAGACTCCACAGTCTTGCTATGGCTCGCGCGCAAAGCGTTTTTTGGCCACGTACCATTTCCGCTCCTCCACGTCGATACCAGCTACAAAATCCCAGCCATGATCGAATACCGCGACCGAATCGCACGGGAGTGGAGACTCAACCTGGTGGTAGGACAAAACAAACAGGCCTTGGCTGAGGGAATGAACCACGAGCGTGGCCGAGTAGAATGCTGTACCGCCCTTAAAACCAATGGGCTCAAATTGCTATTGGAAGACAAAGGCTATACCGGGATTATTCTGGGCGTTCGTGCCGATGAGGAAAGCACCAGAGCCAAGGAACGATATTTTTCCCCACGCGACAAAAACAACGAATGGGATTTTCGCGATCAACCGCCTGAGTTATGGGATCAGTTCAAAACCTCGTTTCCCCCAGGCACGCACATTCGCATTCACCCATTGTTGGACTGGACCGAAATTAATATTTGGGAATACATTAAACTCGAAAACATTCCCTTTATGGATTTATATCTCAATAAAGGCGACGGCCTGCGCTATCGGAGCTTAGGCTGCGCTCCCTGTACCAAACCAATTCAATCAAACGCATCGACGGTGGATGAAATCATTGAAGAACTTCGCGGCACCCATGTCGCCGAACGGGCTGGTCGCGCCCAAGACGAAGGTCGAGGAATGGAGTTACTGCGCAAAGATGGCTACATGTAA
- a CDS encoding GTP-binding protein, with translation MATCNPETQSAPDIRDRMNIVIVGHVDHGKSTLLGRLYADTGTLPEGKVEKIQAICKQQGKEFEYAFLFDAFLEEQQQGITIDTARTFFQWAGRQYIIIDAPGHKEFLKNMVSGAARAEAALLLIDALEGVRDQSKRHGLLLSMLGVKQVTVVVNKMDLVGYRQDTFDSIEKEYRDFLGQLNVTPQFVIPASAKLGDNIATPSAHMSWFTGPTVLDSLAEFSSETAKTEKPLRFPLQDVYKFDARRILAGRITSGRLKVGDRLICSPSNKTAVVQSIEAFNIEPPPAQAVAGQSIGITLDEQIFVERGEVVSHETSLPLVSTTFRANLFWLGRRPLEMNKQYLVRLGTQEVECQVSSIHRIVDANDLSLADQEQKTSVQRNEVADISIRAKSPLAFDLYTQFETTGRFVLIDNYDVAGGGIITEMVQDREGTLRVEAQKRDFAWVQGDVTLADRAKHYGHRAALVLLVGPNATGKTFLSKKLESLLVAEGRHAYMLDPENLRRGLDADLHKEEALEFVRRYGEVARLLVDTGLVVISTTNSFHLPADQAIEAIRTLVHPTPILTAYMSKDAQEPLIEADLSFTGPEDFTTSAHEILEALKRKGILAEALGNQPAFQFSI, from the coding sequence ATGGCTACATGTAATCCCGAAACACAAAGCGCCCCCGACATTCGGGACCGCATGAATATCGTCATCGTTGGCCACGTGGATCACGGCAAATCCACCTTGCTGGGTCGGTTATATGCGGACACCGGCACCCTGCCTGAAGGCAAGGTGGAAAAAATTCAAGCCATTTGCAAACAACAAGGCAAGGAATTCGAATACGCATTTTTGTTTGACGCCTTTCTTGAGGAACAACAACAAGGCATTACCATTGATACGGCACGAACGTTTTTTCAATGGGCTGGACGCCAGTACATCATCATTGACGCACCAGGCCATAAGGAATTTTTGAAAAATATGGTGTCCGGGGCCGCCCGCGCCGAAGCCGCCCTACTCCTGATTGACGCCCTCGAAGGCGTAAGGGATCAATCCAAACGGCATGGGCTCTTGCTGTCGATGCTGGGAGTAAAACAAGTCACGGTCGTCGTGAATAAAATGGATTTGGTAGGGTATCGGCAGGATACTTTCGATTCCATTGAAAAGGAGTATCGAGATTTTCTTGGTCAGCTCAATGTAACTCCTCAGTTTGTCATTCCAGCCAGCGCAAAACTCGGCGATAACATCGCGACACCTAGTGCCCACATGTCCTGGTTCACCGGGCCCACGGTATTAGATTCCCTTGCAGAGTTCTCCTCGGAAACCGCAAAAACCGAAAAACCGTTACGCTTTCCACTCCAAGACGTCTACAAATTCGACGCCCGCCGAATCTTGGCAGGACGCATCACTTCAGGGCGGCTAAAAGTAGGAGATCGATTAATTTGTTCCCCTTCCAATAAGACCGCCGTAGTGCAATCCATCGAAGCCTTTAATATTGAACCACCGCCGGCCCAAGCCGTCGCTGGCCAATCCATCGGCATTACCCTGGACGAACAAATTTTCGTAGAACGCGGAGAAGTTGTCAGCCACGAAACTTCTCTACCTCTCGTGTCTACCACTTTCAGAGCCAACCTCTTTTGGCTGGGCCGCCGTCCATTGGAAATGAATAAGCAATATCTGGTTCGCCTGGGCACGCAAGAGGTGGAATGCCAAGTATCCTCCATTCATCGAATCGTCGATGCGAACGACCTCTCACTCGCTGACCAGGAACAGAAAACTTCCGTCCAACGAAACGAAGTCGCTGATATATCAATCCGAGCCAAATCTCCCTTGGCATTTGATCTTTACACCCAATTTGAAACGACAGGTCGTTTTGTACTCATTGATAACTACGATGTCGCTGGAGGCGGCATTATCACCGAAATGGTACAAGATCGAGAAGGCACCCTTCGCGTTGAGGCCCAAAAACGGGATTTTGCCTGGGTACAAGGGGATGTGACATTAGCCGACCGCGCCAAGCATTACGGCCATCGTGCGGCCTTGGTGCTTCTTGTTGGTCCAAACGCCACAGGGAAAACCTTTTTGTCTAAAAAATTGGAGTCCCTACTCGTGGCCGAGGGACGGCATGCCTATATGCTTGACCCAGAAAATCTACGCCGAGGACTCGACGCCGACCTCCATAAAGAAGAAGCCTTGGAATTTGTTCGCCGGTATGGCGAAGTCGCTCGTTTATTGGTTGATACGGGGTTGGTGGTCATTTCCACAACGAACTCGTTTCATCTTCCGGCAGATCAGGCCATTGAAGCCATTCGTACTCTCGTGCACCCCACACCAATCCTCACGGCTTACATGAGTAAAGACGCCCAAGAACCTTTAATCGAGGCCGATCTATCCTTTACCGGCCCTGAAGACTTTACGACTTCTGCCCATGAAATTCTTGAGGCGCTCAAACGAAAAGGGATTCTTGCCGAAGCCCTGGGAAACCAACCAGCCTTTCAATTCTCCATTTAG
- a CDS encoding 2OG-Fe(II) oxygenase, which yields MDKVLDYVFVTNVIPQNICKQVLKEITAKEWVPHSWHSYTSNNYASEIEKELEVQNPTQILHDTLAPFIFQSLQQYMLKFVPQESEKIKGFIRTFTPIRFNRYRVGTMMREHYDHIHSIFDGNRKGIPILSIVGFLNDDFEGGEFLFSRKDEIPVKAGDILLFPSNFMYPHEVKEVTQGERYSFVSWAF from the coding sequence GTGGATAAGGTTTTGGATTATGTCTTTGTCACGAATGTGATTCCTCAGAACATTTGCAAGCAAGTGCTTAAAGAGATAACGGCAAAAGAATGGGTTCCCCATTCATGGCATAGCTATACATCCAATAATTATGCATCTGAAATTGAAAAAGAATTAGAGGTGCAAAACCCCACACAAATACTGCATGATACTTTGGCTCCTTTTATTTTCCAGTCCCTTCAACAGTACATGCTCAAATTCGTTCCACAGGAAAGTGAAAAAATTAAAGGTTTCATTCGAACCTTTACACCCATCCGATTCAATCGATATCGGGTCGGGACAATGATGAGAGAGCATTATGACCACATTCACTCGATTTTTGATGGAAACCGTAAAGGGATCCCGATCTTATCGATCGTCGGATTTCTGAATGACGATTTTGAAGGCGGAGAGTTCTTATTCTCTCGAAAGGATGAAATTCCTGTGAAGGCCGGTGATATTTTGCTCTTCCCCTCTAATTTTATGTATCCGCATGAGGTAAAGGAGGTGACGCAAGGGGAGCGATACTCCTTCGTATCCTGGGCTTTTTAA
- the sugE gene encoding quaternary ammonium compound efflux SMR transporter SugE, with translation MAWMYLLVAGVFEIIWAVSLKYTDGFTRLWPSIGTVVAMGISMVCISFALRTIPMGTAYAVWTGIGAAGTALFGIFYFGEPGGLIRLSCIALIVAGIAGLKLTAAT, from the coding sequence ATGGCATGGATGTATTTGCTCGTGGCAGGTGTGTTTGAAATTATTTGGGCCGTGAGTCTCAAATATACGGATGGATTTACCCGCTTGTGGCCAAGCATCGGCACAGTGGTGGCTATGGGCATCAGCATGGTGTGTATTTCATTCGCCTTGCGAACGATTCCAATGGGAACGGCGTATGCGGTTTGGACGGGAATTGGAGCCGCAGGAACGGCACTCTTCGGCATCTTTTATTTTGGAGAACCCGGAGGGTTGATTCGACTGTCGTGTATCGCCCTGATTGTGGCTGGGATTGCGGGATTGAAACTCACCGCGGCTACTTAG
- a CDS encoding tyrosine-type recombinase/integrase, with the protein MPLTDTAIRNTKPAPKPKKLFDSGGLYLEVAPSGGKWWRLKYRFGGKEKRLSLGVYPDVSLKEARERRDEARKLLANEIDPSENRKAKKATTAERGINSFEVVAREWFAKYSAHWSTNHANRIISRLERDIFPWIGGKPIADLTPPQLLETIRRIEERGALESAHRAMSNCGQVYRYAVATGRAGRDISSDLRGALPPVNGKHFASVTEPEKVPELLRTLDGYEGTLTVRCALRLAPLVFVRPGELRHAQWADIDLDKAEWSYTVTKTKTRHIVPLSKQAVAILWELHPLTGHGRYVFPGARSFARPMSDNAVLSAMRSLGISKEEMSGHGFRAMARTILDEVLGIRPDYIEHQLAHAVRDPNGRAYNRTAHLPERRKMMQGWADYLDKIKAGAEVIQINRSA; encoded by the coding sequence ATGCCACTAACAGACACCGCAATTCGCAACACCAAGCCAGCCCCAAAACCCAAGAAATTATTTGATAGTGGTGGGTTGTATCTGGAAGTTGCCCCCAGCGGGGGCAAGTGGTGGCGGCTGAAATACCGATTTGGCGGCAAGGAAAAACGCCTTTCCCTTGGTGTGTATCCTGATGTGTCACTGAAGGAGGCACGCGAGCGTCGCGACGAGGCGCGAAAACTGCTGGCCAATGAAATCGACCCCAGTGAAAATCGCAAGGCGAAAAAGGCCACAACAGCGGAACGGGGAATAAATAGCTTCGAGGTCGTGGCGCGGGAATGGTTCGCCAAATACTCAGCCCACTGGTCTACCAATCATGCCAACCGGATCATCAGCCGTTTAGAGCGGGACATTTTCCCATGGATTGGGGGGAAACCCATTGCCGACCTCACACCGCCACAACTACTTGAAACCATCCGCCGGATCGAAGAACGCGGAGCCTTGGAATCCGCACATCGTGCCATGAGCAACTGCGGGCAAGTTTACCGTTATGCTGTCGCCACCGGAAGAGCGGGGCGGGATATATCGAGCGATCTACGCGGTGCCCTTCCACCAGTGAATGGTAAACATTTTGCGTCCGTAACAGAACCCGAAAAAGTTCCGGAGCTACTCAGAACTTTAGATGGATACGAAGGTACGCTTACCGTGCGCTGTGCTTTACGCCTTGCCCCATTGGTCTTCGTGCGCCCAGGTGAGTTGCGACATGCTCAATGGGCAGACATCGACTTGGATAAAGCGGAATGGTCCTACACGGTTACAAAGACCAAGACGCGACACATTGTCCCCCTATCGAAACAGGCAGTAGCTATATTATGGGAACTACACCCGCTAACTGGACATGGGCGTTATGTTTTCCCCGGTGCGCGAAGCTTCGCACGACCAATGAGCGATAACGCTGTTCTTTCCGCTATGCGAAGTTTGGGGATCAGCAAGGAAGAAATGAGCGGCCACGGATTTCGGGCAATGGCACGGACAATTCTGGATGAAGTGTTGGGGATACGACCCGATTATATTGAACATCAGTTGGCTCATGCGGTCCGTGACCCAAACGGACGGGCCTACAACCGTACAGCCCATCTCCCTGAGAGAAGGAAAATGATGCAAGGTTGGGCAGACTACCTCGATAAAATTAAAGCTGGGGCAGAAGTCATACAAATCAACCGAAGTGCCTGA